The following proteins come from a genomic window of Candidatus Eisenbacteria bacterium:
- a CDS encoding PorV/PorQ family protein → MCRLTAAAGFAIFALLFARFSAAGAEPVGMAYLKIGAGAESVGMAEAVVSNIDGPSATYWNPGALAFLPGLQATVAHNESFFTIRQEFAGLTRKIGRFGVGVSFDGTWVDDLKAYGDEPAEYLGTFGYYGIAAGVSCAYAWSDRIGVGASVKLVREAIDVYSAGGAAFDLGVQARDLLPRLSLGLSILHLGPAMKYIEQSFQMPTTLQGGATYRLGIPQTRGEALLAAEIRKVRDEDASLRLGLEYMPQQSIQLRAGYRSALDTEDVGFGLGYRRGRLQADYAYVPFGEDLGSQHRIGLTYRN, encoded by the coding sequence ATGTGTAGGCTCACAGCGGCTGCGGGATTCGCCATCTTCGCGCTCTTGTTTGCCCGGTTCTCCGCGGCTGGCGCGGAGCCGGTAGGGATGGCCTACCTCAAGATCGGCGCAGGCGCGGAGTCGGTCGGGATGGCTGAGGCCGTGGTCTCGAATATCGACGGTCCCTCGGCGACCTACTGGAATCCCGGCGCCCTGGCTTTCCTCCCCGGGCTGCAGGCGACGGTTGCCCACAACGAATCCTTCTTCACCATCCGCCAGGAGTTCGCGGGGCTGACGCGCAAGATCGGCAGGTTCGGTGTCGGAGTCTCCTTCGATGGAACGTGGGTCGATGACCTGAAGGCCTATGGGGATGAGCCCGCGGAGTACCTGGGGACCTTCGGCTACTACGGCATTGCGGCCGGCGTCTCGTGCGCCTACGCCTGGAGCGATCGGATCGGGGTCGGAGCCAGCGTCAAGCTTGTCCGCGAGGCGATCGATGTCTACTCCGCCGGGGGAGCGGCGTTCGATCTCGGGGTTCAGGCCCGCGATCTCCTCCCGCGGCTCAGCCTGGGTCTGTCGATCCTCCATCTCGGCCCTGCGATGAAGTACATCGAGCAGTCCTTCCAGATGCCGACGACCTTGCAGGGCGGCGCGACCTATCGGCTAGGGATTCCGCAGACGAGGGGCGAAGCGCTCCTCGCCGCCGAGATCAGGAAAGTCCGCGACGAGGACGCGAGTCTGCGTCTCGGGCTCGAGTACATGCCGCAGCAGTCGATCCAGCTGCGCGCCGGCTACAGAAGCGCCCTCGACACCGAGGATGTCGGCTTTGGCCTCGGCTACAGGCGGGGGCGTCTCCAGGCCGACTACGCCTACGTTCCCTTCGGCGAGGATCTGGGTTCGCAGCACAGGATCGGGTTGACCTACCGGAACTAG
- a CDS encoding fibronectin type III domain-containing protein has product MNSQVTSMTASGRGPSPARLPLRAAPPIRRRRRRGTGLTLLALGPALLLFVPSLLLLGAAGCDDDQVPVDREPPAVPRGITSITGDMQVTLLWYPNAEWDLSGYRIYRSLSGAGYYSRFDWISAPPSGHYIEYVDRNLENGVTYYYAVSAVDDAGNESGLSPENVFDTPRPAGRTNLRSYETSPRSCAYDFSSRRVTDYDDPGADIAYVNNPVDGAWMLGLNEPGTDLYTALQDAGFAANRDQYDSVTWAPAHGWSPSAAVELIEGHVYIVWTRNDHYAKLWVRSVYSDQVEFDWAYQTDPGNQELKQRIVIVPLDAPRPPGR; this is encoded by the coding sequence ATGAACAGCCAGGTGACTTCCATGACGGCAAGCGGGCGGGGGCCATCTCCCGCGCGCCTGCCGCTCCGCGCCGCGCCACCGATCCGCCGCCGGAGGCGGCGGGGCACCGGCTTGACCCTGCTGGCCCTCGGCCCGGCCTTGCTCCTTTTCGTCCCCTCGTTGCTCCTCCTCGGCGCCGCCGGCTGCGATGATGATCAAGTCCCGGTCGATCGCGAGCCCCCGGCGGTCCCCCGCGGAATCACGAGCATCACGGGCGACATGCAGGTCACCCTCCTCTGGTATCCCAATGCCGAGTGGGACCTGAGCGGCTATCGGATCTACCGCAGCCTGAGCGGCGCGGGCTACTACTCGCGGTTCGACTGGATCTCGGCGCCTCCATCCGGCCATTACATCGAGTATGTCGATCGCAATTTGGAGAACGGGGTGACCTACTACTACGCCGTGTCGGCCGTCGACGATGCGGGCAACGAGAGCGGCCTCTCGCCCGAGAACGTCTTCGACACGCCGCGCCCGGCGGGTAGAACCAATCTTCGCAGTTACGAGACCTCTCCCCGCTCCTGCGCCTACGATTTCTCGAGCCGCCGGGTGACCGACTACGACGACCCGGGCGCCGACATCGCCTATGTGAACAACCCCGTCGATGGAGCCTGGATGCTCGGCCTCAACGAGCCGGGGACCGATCTCTACACGGCGCTCCAGGATGCCGGCTTTGCCGCAAACCGGGACCAGTACGACTCCGTTACATGGGCCCCGGCGCACGGCTGGTCCCCGAGCGCGGCCGTCGAGCTGATCGAGGGCCACGTCTACATCGTCTGGACGCGCAATGACCACTACGCGAAGCTCTGGGTGAGATCGGTCTACTCCGATCAGGTGGAGTTCGATTGGGCCTACCAGACCGACCCGGGGAACCAGGAGCTCAAGCAGAGGATCGTCATCGTGCCGCTGGACGCTCCGCGTCCTCCGGGGCGCTAG
- a CDS encoding UDP-2,3-diacylglucosamine diphosphatase produces the protein MLERLHEGPGPVVFISDAHLGASAGPPERAAWLVRFLESLRGRIGGLLIVGDLFDFWFEYRHAIPKGHFRVCRAIADIAREGVPCLYFGGNHDFWAGTYLEEEIGLSVAQEPRSIEVQGRRVYVAHGDGLGKGDGGYKLLKTILRNRLCIALYRGVHPDIGIPFAYRVSAVSRRHTEPREVLLPKLVRDIAGPALRGGHDAVVIGHIHDPAHVRLPEGEFFVIGDWIENFTYLEMVEGRISLKRWLPEGGSKTLAAESEPPGV, from the coding sequence ATGCTGGAGCGACTTCACGAGGGGCCGGGGCCGGTCGTCTTCATCAGCGACGCCCACCTCGGGGCCTCCGCCGGCCCGCCCGAGCGGGCCGCGTGGCTCGTCCGGTTCCTCGAGTCGCTCAGGGGCCGCATCGGCGGTCTCCTGATCGTCGGCGACCTGTTCGACTTTTGGTTCGAGTACCGCCACGCGATCCCCAAAGGGCACTTCCGCGTATGCCGGGCGATCGCCGACATCGCCCGCGAAGGGGTTCCCTGCCTCTACTTCGGGGGAAACCACGACTTCTGGGCCGGGACCTATCTCGAGGAGGAGATCGGCCTCAGCGTGGCGCAGGAGCCGCGATCGATCGAGGTCCAGGGACGGAGAGTCTACGTCGCCCACGGCGATGGTCTCGGCAAGGGGGACGGGGGCTACAAGCTCTTGAAGACAATCCTGCGCAACAGGCTCTGCATCGCGCTCTACCGCGGCGTCCACCCGGACATCGGGATTCCCTTCGCCTACCGAGTCTCGGCCGTCAGCCGCCGGCACACAGAGCCGCGGGAGGTTCTGCTGCCGAAGCTCGTGCGTGACATTGCGGGCCCCGCTCTGCGGGGAGGGCACGACGCCGTCGTGATCGGGCACATCCACGATCCGGCCCACGTACGCCTCCCGGAGGGAGAGTTCTTCGTGATCGGGGACTGGATCGAGAACTTCACCTACCTCGAGATGGTGGAGGGGCGGATCTCGCTGAAGCGGTGGCTGCCCGAAGGCGGAAGCAAGACTCTCGCCGCGGAAAGTGAGCCACCCGGCGTCTGA